The proteins below come from a single Empedobacter stercoris genomic window:
- a CDS encoding IS1 family transposase has product MTKSTFTIENQAKMCSNCSDKLIKYGKTKNGKQRYKCKICQKTSVEIYHYNAYLSTINSNIIQLTKEGLGIRSTARYLQISPTTLLKRLLEIASKIIPPKLTIEDREFQVDELRTFHKKRIKPLWITYTFSLQTRKIHTFHVGYRTVEIFKKLLSPIIQTKPTKIYTDKLNTYSLVIPSKLHSTRFRSTNHIERNHLNLRTHLKRLNRKTICYTKNMDILSAILTIYFWG; this is encoded by the coding sequence ATGACAAAATCAACTTTTACGATAGAAAATCAAGCAAAAATGTGTTCCAATTGTTCTGATAAATTAATCAAATATGGAAAAACGAAGAACGGAAAACAACGTTATAAATGTAAAATTTGTCAAAAAACGAGTGTAGAAATTTACCATTACAACGCCTATCTTTCTACTATAAATTCCAACATTATCCAATTAACCAAAGAAGGATTAGGAATTCGTAGCACCGCTCGTTATTTACAAATATCTCCAACCACACTACTCAAACGGCTTTTAGAAATCGCTTCAAAAATAATTCCACCCAAACTAACCATAGAAGATAGGGAATTTCAAGTCGATGAATTAAGAACCTTTCACAAAAAACGTATAAAGCCACTTTGGATCACCTATACCTTTTCACTTCAAACTAGAAAAATTCATACTTTTCATGTCGGTTATCGAACAGTAGAAATCTTCAAAAAACTCCTTAGCCCTATCATTCAGACAAAACCAACGAAGATTTATACCGATAAACTTAATACCTATAGTTTAGTCATTCCATCAAAACTTCATTCAACTAGGTTTCGTTCTACCAATCATATCGAACGAAATCACCTTAATCTACGCACTCATCTAAAACGATTAAACCGAAAAACCATTTGTTACACAAAAAACATGGACATACTATCCGCTATCCTAACCATTTATTTTTGGGGTTAA